Part of the Spinacia oleracea cultivar Varoflay chromosome 5, BTI_SOV_V1, whole genome shotgun sequence genome, TTATCTCTGGATCGATACCAGGCATCTCATCCGCCGAGAATGTGAAGATGTCCGCGTGCTCCCTCAGCAAGCTTATGAGGTTAACCTTCATGTCACTCCCCATTTCTGTACCGATCACGACTGTTCTATCCATGTTTCCAACCTCCAGCTCGATATTTTCTGTCAGACCATCTGGCATTGGTCTTGGTGCTGATACCGGCCTCTCATCAAAGTGTTCCATGTTCAGGTCGGTTCGACCCCTTTTTGTGCAGCTCTTCCTTTTTTACAGTTGTTCTTGTCTTGCCGGCTTAGTAGTCAAGTGTACCTCTTGCCTTGCCGGCTCAGTAGTCAAGTTCACTTCTGGGACCATTCTTCCCGGTGTTCTCAAAGCAGTCAAGTAACAGGACCTTGCCGCCAACTGACTTCCCCTTATCTTTGCCGGCCTTTCCAGGTTCGACATATATATCATTGTCAAGTGATAGGTGGAGACTACCTCCTGCACGTCATGTATGAATGGGCGACCGATGATCACATTGTAGGCCGCTGGTACTTTAATGATTAGGAAATCCACCATGAGATCTCGCATTTCAGATCCTTCTCCGATTTTCACCGGCAGCCTTATACTACCCTCTGGGTACACTGTAGATCCTGAGAAATCGATTACTGGGTAGTTCACCCTTTGAAGCTCGTCCTCTGGTATGCGCAATTGTTTGAAGGCTTCCCAGAAGATGATGTTTGCTGAGCTGCCGCCGTCTACCAGTACTCTGTTCACATCGGCATTTGCTATATCAATTGTAAGAACTAGTGGGTCATCATGCGGGAAAATGATGCCTCTGCAATCCGATTCCGAGAACGTCATCACTGGTATGATGGGTGGGTTAGGCCACACTCTTGTGTTATGAAAGTTTACCATGTGCCTGTGTTCCTCTAAGCTTCTACTGGCGCCGCTTATTGTCCCTCCGTGGACTGGACCGCCAGAAATTACATACACGGGTGGTTTTTTCCCGCCATCCCTCTGTTCTGCTCTGGCACTGGTTTCCGGCTGTTTTTGCTCGATTCTAGGCGGCTGATATGGCTGCTCGATTCTAGggtattgttgttgattttgctgTTGTGGCCGGTATGAATTGGTAGggtttccccccccccccccccccaccgaGTTGTTTTTACCATTTCCTTGCCTCGCCCTATACTGTGAGAAATACCCCTTTCTGACCatatcctcaatgttgtctttgagGTCTCTGCAGTCCTCTGTTAGGTGGCCGTGCTCATTATGGAAGTCACAGAATTTCTTGACATTCCTTTCCCTACTCTGCATTGGTGGCGGCCTTCTCCAGCCGTCCATCTTGttgtttatgttataaattgcCGTCCGCGGTGTGTTCAGCGGAGAGTAGTTATCAAAGAGTCCTCTGGACTCCCTTCTGTCTTGCCGGCTTCTCTGCCCTTGTGGATTGGCATTtctgttattctggtttctctgGCCTGCCCCTTGCTGATTATTGCTCTGATGAAAATTGTTTCCTCCTTTTCCCGTCTGTGGGTTATAGCCTGGATTGTACCCGACATTTCCGCCGGTTGCCACTACCACATTGGAGATCTTCATCATTTCATCCCCCCTGATGTACTCGTTGGCCTTGTGCAGGACGTCACCCAGATTGGTGTATGACTTCCGGCTGAGATATTTCTTGAATTCGCACTCTTGCATTCCCCTCATCAGAGCCAGAACAGCAACCTCCTGCTGCAAATTGGGAATAGTGATTGATTCGTTGTTAAAGCGGGTGAGATAATCTCTTAACGGCTCTCTATCTCTTTGAGCGAACGACATCAACTCTCCCGATgatttctttctcttctgtttGCTCACAAATCGTGACAAAAACGACGCCTGCAGCTGTCGAAAACTGTATATGGAGTGTGCCTCTATGCCCTTATACCAGCTCGCTGCAACTCCTAGGAGTGTAGATGGGAATACTTTGCACCACATGGCATCAGAATCAGTGTACAGCATCATGTGCTGTTCGAATGTGGTGCAGTGATCCTCCGGATCCGTCGTCCCATCGTATCTCCCTGTCGGGATTTTTATCCTTTCCATCCTTTCTTCTAGGATTTCTCGGCAAAGAGGAGAATCCTTTGGCTGGATTGTCTGCCGTCTAGCTATCTGTAGAACCGGCGCTCTTCGTTCATATTCCGCGATGGGGACTTGCTCTGTTTCAGGCCATTCTGTTTCCGCCGGATCCGAGCGCTTTCTTTTTTCTGGGGTGTTTTCTTGATTCAGGGCGGTTAGGAGATCCCTAACAGGTAACTGGGGAACTGCCGACCTGGTCTTTCTTAGACTGCCGACTGACCCTAGCTGCTGCGAGGCTGGTAGCTCTGACAAAGCGGCCATCACCGCTGACAGTGTTTTCAATTGCTCTCCCGTGAATACTTCCGACAGGGGAGACAGGCGCTCCTGCAGCGTCTGCTCCAGCGGAGTTTTCGGTTGCTCTCTGGCAGGGCTTTCTATTTCTAACTCATCATCGTCCTCCACTGTAAATTCCCTTTGTGCCGGTATCGAGGTGTTTTTTGTTGCTGGGCTTATAACTGATTGTGCTTGTGACGGATGGGCGGGGTTTAGAAGTGAGGGTTGGAACTTGGAGGTTGTCGCCGGTTGCGGGGTTGTTGCTTTTTCTtgacttttctttgattttttaccGTCTTTCTGTGAGAAATCCATGCTGACTGTTCTACCGTTTCAAGGGATaaggtcccctccttctagcgccaattgttccgggtgtggaatgagaacagctgactgtgggatactGGATTCCTGTTGAGAGTGCCGGTTGGtatctgcacaacagaatggattaactagcctcgggggtggttcgaggatcccccctccgatgcttaagtaagattactgagagattaagagatgattaagagatgattagagagtaagaaagaagtgtgtttaagtgtttgtgtacctcatagcaataaatgaggtgctccttatatagaccaatccCAGGGTACGATCAGGTGGGTCCCTTGTGTTTagatagcgacctgttgatagtgaCCCATGGTTGGTTATCTTCATGATAGTGCCGGTAGGGGTCTTTCCAATATTGCCGGTAGCCCTTCTGTTCCTGATATGACCAGATTACCTGCAGGTTAAGTTTACCTACggggagttctgccggtaccacgtggtgccggtaggacaccccgtacaaTAAGCTCTCAAATTTCTGAACAAATGACCATTGATGTGCTTTTGTCAATCAATTGAGTGACTTGCTTACTTGAAATAGAAACTGATTCCTAAACTGTTTCCCCAATTTTTTAGGCCAATATCTGTTTTGTATATCACGCACAGGGATGAGTTCTTTGGGATAGGAATTTTAAGCATTTACTTAATTGTTTCTAAGCCTTTGAAGTTGCATTCTTTTTAGGATGGTGGGAGCATGTATGTACTATGTAATACCTAGTAAAGACAGTTTTCGGTTTTCTCTGTTAGTCAATGAGATTTCAAAAAACCCAAAAGTAAAGATGAATCTTTCAAAAGATTGAAAGTGACAATTAAAATGACAGGCATTATTATGtagttgattgttggtattcaATCTCCATCATCTAATACCAACCTAGTGCTTCTGTGAGTTGGTATTGGAAGAAGGTTTGTG contains:
- the LOC110776109 gene encoding uncharacterized protein, whose product is MDFSQKDGKKSKKSQEKATTPQPATTSKFQPSLLNPAHPSQAQSVISPATKNTSIPAQREFTVEDDDELEIESPAREQPKTPLEQTLQERLSPLSEVFTGEQLKTLSAVMAALSELPASQQLGSVGSLRKTRSAVPQLPVRDLLTALNQENTPEKRKRSDPAETEWPETEQVPIAEYERRAPVLQIARRQTIQPKDSPLCREILEERMERIKIPTGRYDGTTDPEDHCTTFEQHMMLYTDSDAMWCKVFPSTLLGVAASWYKGIEAHSIYSFRQLQASFLSRFVSKQKRKKSSGELMSFAQRDREPLRDYLTRFNNESITIPNLQQEVAVLALMRGMQECEFKKYLSRKSYTNLGDVLHKANEYIRGDEMMKISNVVVATGGNVGYNPGYNPQTGKGGNNFHQSNNQQGAGQRNQNNRNANPQGQRSRQDRRESRGLFDNYSPLNTPRTAIYNINNKMDGWRRPPPMQSRERNVKKFCDFHNEHGHLTEDCRDLKDNIEDMVRKGYFSQYRARQGNGKNNSVGGGGGGNPTNSYRPQQQNQQQYPRIEQPYQPPRIEQKQPETSARAEQRDGGKKPPVYVISGGPVHGGTISGASRSLEEHRHMVNFHNTRVWPNPPIIPVMTFSESDCRGIIFPHDDPLVLTIDIANADVNRVLVDGGSSANIIFWEAFKQLRIPEDELQRVNYPVIDFSGSTVYPEGSIRLPVKIGEGSEMRDLMVDFLIIKVPAAYNVIIGRPFIHDVQEVVSTYHLTMIYMSNLERPAKIRGSQLAARSCYLTALRTPGRMVPEVNLTTEPARQEVHLTTKPARQEQL